One genomic window of Candidatus Nitrospira inopinata includes the following:
- a CDS encoding mechanosensitive ion channel family protein: MTWYVLTLVLTLTVSAGADQPFLDSSAPVRFKGETLFVIHTGLAAIDPAARAAAIEKRLERLAHVDPSLIESLTIEDHEETSYVVTREEVLFVVTEQEAKLVGKPRYLLAQERARHIQQAFRTIAPPPLETEPLPSASIHLRDLLWAGLATALLIFLAVAAHVGFPLLYEFIDTWHETRLRPLSIRGFELISADHLVDTLLFLSRFVRIVLSAFVLYAYFHFILDLFPQTRDFEQRFLTALAVPLDSMRGMHPNWAGLIAGLLLTAVTTGLFLGILKLFRSLFPQVIEKVSQWGRTTKYCLKIQRVELLSGTQIADGALGAVRILRVVAYASLVYLYVTSILGFFPATQQLSLELLGYLIEPIKLIGLTFVSSLPDFIAIVIIALVTKYIIKLIHLFFTGIERGAITFQGFHRDWATPTYKIVRFFALVFAAVAIVPYIPGSHSEAFKGISVFLGVLVSLGAAGSFSNIVAGIVLTYMRPFSVGDRVKIAETTGDITEKTLLVTRVRTNKNVDVTIPNALVLSSHIINFSSSATNPPPLILNTSVTIGYDVPWRKVHELLLAAAKRTTHILETPEPFVLQTSLNDFYVTYEINGYTKHPNKMATIYAELHQHIQDQFNEAGVEIMSPHYTQVRDGNKTTIPDEYLPKGYQVPGIRIWPLRSSRVRSESPSPDGDTRRL; this comes from the coding sequence ATGACCTGGTACGTCTTGACGCTTGTGCTGACATTAACCGTGTCGGCGGGCGCCGATCAGCCGTTCCTTGATTCGAGCGCTCCGGTTCGGTTCAAGGGGGAAACCCTCTTCGTCATTCATACCGGGCTGGCTGCTATCGATCCCGCAGCCAGAGCGGCTGCTATTGAGAAACGGCTTGAGCGGCTCGCTCATGTGGACCCTTCACTAATCGAAAGTCTTACGATCGAGGATCATGAGGAAACTTCTTATGTCGTCACTCGTGAAGAAGTGCTCTTCGTTGTCACCGAGCAAGAGGCAAAATTGGTCGGAAAACCGCGTTATTTGCTTGCCCAGGAACGGGCGCGGCACATCCAACAGGCGTTTCGGACGATCGCACCCCCTCCCCTGGAAACCGAGCCTCTGCCGTCTGCCTCAATTCATCTGAGGGATCTGTTATGGGCCGGCCTGGCGACGGCGCTCCTTATTTTCCTGGCCGTGGCCGCACACGTCGGATTCCCTTTGCTCTATGAGTTCATCGATACCTGGCATGAAACACGCCTGCGTCCTCTTTCGATTCGAGGCTTTGAACTGATCTCCGCCGACCATTTGGTGGATACACTTTTATTCTTGAGCAGATTCGTTCGGATTGTGCTCTCCGCGTTCGTCCTCTATGCCTACTTTCACTTCATTTTGGACCTCTTTCCCCAAACCCGCGATTTCGAACAGAGGTTTCTGACGGCCCTCGCCGTTCCCTTGGATAGCATGCGCGGCATGCACCCCAATTGGGCCGGCCTGATCGCCGGCTTATTGCTGACCGCGGTCACGACGGGATTATTTCTGGGAATTTTGAAACTCTTTCGTTCCCTCTTTCCACAAGTAATCGAAAAAGTTTCACAATGGGGTCGCACCACCAAATACTGCCTCAAGATCCAACGAGTGGAGCTCTTGTCCGGAACGCAGATCGCGGACGGCGCCTTGGGCGCCGTCCGCATCTTGCGCGTCGTGGCGTACGCTTCGTTGGTTTATCTCTACGTTACATCGATCCTTGGATTCTTTCCCGCCACTCAACAGTTGTCCCTCGAACTACTGGGATATCTTATCGAGCCGATCAAATTGATCGGTCTGACGTTCGTTTCCTCCCTTCCTGATTTTATCGCGATCGTCATCATCGCTCTTGTCACCAAATACATCATCAAGTTGATTCATTTGTTCTTCACCGGAATCGAGCGAGGAGCCATCACCTTCCAGGGGTTTCACCGCGATTGGGCCACGCCCACGTACAAGATCGTTCGGTTCTTCGCCCTCGTCTTCGCGGCCGTGGCCATTGTTCCGTACATCCCCGGCTCCCATTCGGAAGCGTTCAAGGGCATTTCGGTTTTTCTTGGCGTGTTGGTGTCATTGGGAGCCGCCGGATCGTTCAGCAACATCGTGGCCGGCATCGTGTTGACGTACATGCGGCCGTTCAGCGTCGGAGATCGCGTCAAGATCGCTGAAACGACGGGCGATATCACCGAAAAAACTCTCCTGGTGACGAGGGTTCGAACCAATAAGAACGTGGACGTGACCATTCCCAACGCATTGGTCTTGAGCTCCCATATCATCAATTTCAGTTCGTCGGCCACGAACCCGCCTCCGCTTATTCTGAACACCAGCGTAACGATCGGGTACGACGTTCCGTGGAGGAAAGTCCACGAATTGCTGCTCGCGGCTGCCAAACGCACGACGCACATTCTGGAGACGCCGGAGCCGTTCGTCTTGCAAACAAGTCTCAATGACTTTTACGTCACGTACGAGATCAATGGATACACCAAACACCCCAACAAAATGGCGACCATCTACGCCGAGCTTCATCAACACATTCAAGACCAGTTCAACGAAGCGGGCGTGGAAATCATGTCGCCTCACTACACCCAAGTGCGCGACGGCAATAAAACGACAATCCCCGATGAATACTTGCCAAAAGGCTACCAGGTTCCCGGCATCCGCATTTGGCCGCTGCGCTCGTCCCGCGTGCGCTCCGAATCTCCATCCCCAGACGGAGATACCCGCCGACTATGA
- a CDS encoding OmpA family protein — protein MERRSFGPHDSEEGSFSTAAGTTDLMTSLAVVCMLLLAAQSVTGTGDNPSPSAPTVSAVDVLRREMESDGLTIARADDPSLLRVAVPDTVLNFAFGKSVLSPAAEAFLTEAMPRYAAVLCGPHGDEVETFVIEGHTDDQGDDIRNLKLSQERSFAVLSKSLVAIRDRAPWAYACFQRKVSANGRGSQELLRNALGFPDRERSRRVVFKLYFRSAARG, from the coding sequence ATGGAACGCCGATCGTTCGGGCCGCATGATTCCGAAGAGGGAAGCTTCTCGACGGCGGCGGGGACGACCGATCTCATGACGTCGCTTGCCGTGGTGTGCATGTTATTGCTGGCGGCCCAGAGTGTCACGGGGACTGGAGACAATCCATCGCCGTCGGCGCCCACGGTTTCCGCCGTTGACGTGCTTCGTCGGGAGATGGAGTCTGACGGTCTTACGATCGCGCGGGCGGATGATCCGTCACTGCTCAGGGTGGCGGTGCCGGACACTGTCCTGAACTTTGCGTTCGGCAAGAGCGTACTTTCTCCGGCGGCCGAGGCGTTCTTAACGGAAGCGATGCCTCGCTACGCGGCCGTTCTTTGCGGACCGCACGGCGATGAGGTGGAGACGTTTGTGATCGAAGGCCACACCGACGACCAGGGAGACGATATCCGAAACCTCAAGTTGAGCCAGGAACGCTCATTTGCCGTGCTGTCAAAAAGCCTCGTGGCGATTCGAGACCGTGCACCGTGGGCCTATGCCTGCTTTCAACGGAAGGTGTCGGCAAACGGAAGGGGGAGCCAAGAGCTTCTTCGGAATGCTTTAGGGTTTCCCGACCGAGAGAGAAGCAGGCGCGTGGTGTTCAAACTGTATTTCCGATCAGCCGCCAGGGGGTGA
- a CDS encoding FtsX-like permease family protein, whose product MSFLKVLRLILAAQVFQRPLRTGLTVIGVALGVSASVAVRTANVDVLRSFEQAVLTVAGPTTLEISGGELGLDERIITTIRNVPGVLSSAPVILQTAVITRGDRQEAVQVLGLDLLAEVESRGFHLRQSADRRLEAMLDPNTILLGKGLASEWGVSVGETIDLQVGPGLTACKIVGLLEDATDRTALWSRLAVMDIAAAQVTFGMVGRLDRIDLVTEKDRDVEEVAQAVRAIVPPTVTVERPSSRTAQVDHMMRAFRLNVTVLSWVGLLVGMFLIYNTMAFAVAQRRREIGIYRAIGMTQARVAGLFLSEAAVLGLAGGLIGSAAGFLLARELVKLLGRTISDLYVPVGVGNSLALESDWLWRLASEGILVGCAVSMIGSVGPSMNAARTAPVRALAPGDYEAGQRLRVGSLGMGGFILLVIAGVLSTADPIDGVPVPGYASTLCLLAGLSCMAPVCVTGWRRGIRQPGLQSTMGGIIRAIAIDHASRNPGRNGVSISALMVGLSIMIGVLVMIKSFRNTVEVWVSETVMADVIVAPSLWLRGTEAGSTGRSLPGSWAEILSSIPGVAEVDTYRDVRVTVQGRRAAIVSRDLRIHARMSRYWVRHGDSADRLVHAADIDGVLVSEILADQLGIREGDSLELVTPEGARRFPVVAVFYDYATDGGKVLMDRRLYQSLWRDDLVTVFPVYLDRGADLDLVRERMAVRLSEIGGRLPPLLISNAELRKEVLEIFDRTFLLTYVLEAIAVVIAMLGIVNTLVTSVLERRREFATLRAIGAGERQIGQLVLWEATYLGLIGIGLGLVGGGALAVLLIEVINKQSFGWTIHMIVPLGGILQAVGLAAAATLMAGYFPSRWAARQSIVEGLREE is encoded by the coding sequence GTGTCCTTTCTCAAGGTGCTGCGGCTGATTCTCGCCGCGCAAGTCTTCCAGCGACCCCTTCGCACGGGGTTGACCGTCATCGGCGTGGCGCTCGGCGTCTCCGCGTCGGTGGCGGTGCGGACGGCCAACGTCGATGTTCTGCGCTCGTTCGAACAGGCGGTCTTGACCGTGGCGGGGCCGACGACTCTCGAAATCTCCGGAGGCGAACTGGGGCTGGACGAACGAATCATCACGACGATCCGAAACGTGCCGGGCGTTCTCTCAAGCGCTCCGGTCATTCTGCAAACGGCGGTCATCACGCGCGGCGATCGCCAAGAGGCCGTCCAGGTGCTTGGCTTGGATCTTCTTGCCGAAGTCGAATCGCGAGGGTTTCATCTTCGGCAATCGGCGGATCGCCGGTTGGAAGCCATGCTTGATCCGAACACCATTTTGTTGGGGAAGGGATTGGCCTCCGAATGGGGAGTCTCCGTGGGCGAGACGATCGATCTTCAAGTGGGGCCTGGTTTGACGGCCTGCAAGATCGTCGGGCTGCTCGAAGACGCGACGGATCGGACGGCTCTGTGGAGTCGTCTTGCGGTCATGGATATTGCGGCGGCACAGGTGACGTTCGGCATGGTCGGGCGGTTGGATCGGATCGATCTCGTCACGGAGAAGGATCGTGACGTCGAAGAAGTCGCGCAAGCGGTGCGCGCGATCGTTCCGCCGACCGTGACGGTCGAGCGTCCGTCGAGTCGCACCGCGCAGGTCGATCACATGATGCGGGCCTTTCGCCTGAACGTCACAGTGCTGAGCTGGGTCGGTCTGTTGGTCGGCATGTTTCTGATCTATAACACGATGGCTTTTGCGGTCGCGCAACGGCGGCGGGAAATAGGAATCTATCGCGCGATCGGGATGACGCAAGCGAGGGTGGCCGGTTTGTTTTTATCCGAAGCCGCCGTGTTGGGATTGGCCGGCGGTTTGATCGGAAGCGCGGCGGGGTTTCTTCTGGCCAGAGAACTGGTGAAGTTGCTCGGTCGAACGATCTCGGATTTGTACGTTCCCGTGGGAGTCGGGAACAGTCTTGCCCTGGAGTCCGATTGGCTTTGGCGGTTGGCCTCGGAAGGAATTCTCGTCGGTTGCGCCGTCTCCATGATCGGTTCGGTCGGGCCGAGTATGAACGCCGCGCGGACGGCTCCCGTGCGGGCCTTGGCGCCCGGTGATTACGAGGCGGGACAACGACTGCGAGTCGGCTCGTTGGGCATGGGGGGATTCATCCTGCTCGTCATTGCGGGAGTGTTGAGCACGGCCGACCCCATCGATGGAGTTCCCGTGCCGGGGTACGCCTCAACGCTCTGCTTATTGGCCGGTCTGTCGTGCATGGCCCCCGTTTGCGTGACCGGTTGGCGCCGTGGAATCCGGCAGCCAGGGCTTCAATCAACGATGGGGGGAATCATACGGGCGATCGCGATCGATCATGCGTCGCGCAATCCCGGCCGCAACGGGGTGAGCATCTCCGCCTTGATGGTCGGGTTGTCCATCATGATCGGCGTGCTGGTCATGATTAAAAGCTTCCGAAACACGGTGGAAGTCTGGGTGTCGGAGACCGTGATGGCGGACGTGATCGTCGCGCCGTCGCTCTGGCTGCGTGGGACGGAAGCCGGGAGTACGGGAAGGAGTTTGCCGGGATCGTGGGCGGAGATCTTGTCGTCGATTCCCGGCGTCGCGGAGGTCGATACGTATCGAGACGTTCGCGTGACCGTGCAGGGGAGGCGGGCGGCGATCGTGTCGCGCGACTTGCGGATTCATGCCCGGATGAGCCGATATTGGGTGCGTCACGGTGATTCCGCCGACCGGCTCGTTCACGCGGCGGATATCGACGGGGTGCTGGTTTCCGAGATTTTGGCCGATCAGCTTGGGATCCGGGAGGGCGACAGTCTTGAGCTGGTCACGCCGGAAGGAGCCAGACGTTTTCCCGTCGTCGCCGTGTTTTATGACTATGCGACCGACGGAGGAAAAGTCCTCATGGATCGCCGGCTCTATCAATCGTTGTGGCGGGACGACCTCGTCACCGTGTTTCCCGTGTATCTGGACCGAGGAGCCGATCTTGACCTGGTCCGAGAACGCATGGCGGTTCGATTGAGCGAGATCGGCGGCCGTCTCCCTCCGCTGCTGATCAGCAACGCCGAACTTCGCAAGGAAGTACTGGAGATTTTCGACCGGACGTTTCTCTTGACCTACGTGCTTGAAGCGATTGCGGTCGTGATCGCCATGCTCGGCATCGTCAACACGCTGGTGACGTCGGTGTTGGAACGTCGGAGGGAGTTCGCCACGCTCAGGGCCATCGGAGCCGGCGAGAGGCAAATAGGACAGTTGGTGTTATGGGAAGCGACGTACCTGGGCCTGATAGGAATAGGACTGGGGCTGGTGGGCGGAGGAGCGCTGGCCGTGTTGCTGATCGAGGTGATCAACAAGCAATCGTTCGGCTGGACGATCCACATGATCGTCCCGCTTGGCGGGATCCTGCAAGCGGTCGGATTGGCCGCCGCGGCCACGTTGATGGCAGGCTACTTCCCTTCGCGCTGGGCGGCGAGACAGTCGATTGTGGAAGGATTGCGAGAGGAATAA
- a CDS encoding LuxR C-terminal-related transcriptional regulator, with the protein MRSRGNTALQSPRAKRSHRASGPLTPRQSEILTMVAMGHTNREIAAALDISIRTVEVHRYHLMHRLEVRNVAQLLRRSLKLGLLPRRFGK; encoded by the coding sequence ATGCGAAGCAGAGGCAATACGGCGCTTCAGAGTCCGCGAGCGAAACGTTCTCACCGCGCGTCAGGCCCTCTGACCCCTCGGCAATCCGAAATCCTGACCATGGTCGCCATGGGCCATACCAACAGGGAAATCGCCGCCGCGCTGGATATCAGCATCCGCACGGTCGAAGTGCATCGCTATCACTTGATGCACCGGCTGGAGGTCCGCAACGTCGCCCAACTTCTCCGTCGATCATTGAAATTGGGACTGTTGCCGCGCCGCTTCGGAAAATAA
- a CDS encoding dihydroorotate oxidase translates to MTDLSTTIAGVKFPACFMNASGALCVTREELTALGRSRAGAIVTKSMTVEPRRGNPEPRYYGFPGGSINSMGLPNLGYRAYAELIPDLKRFGKPVIASVAGLCEEDFTIIADAINAAGPDLIEVNLSCPNIPGKPQIGYDLEASERVMKRTRALITVPMGVKLPPYFDPAHHEAMGQVIARSGVDFLNVINSVGNGLVVDPERETVVIKPKGGFGGVGGKIIKPVALANVRAFYKLFQGAVPIIGTGGVVDGGDAFEHILCGASAVQIGTALVEEGLDVFGRLETELAALMAKKGYRSVEDFRGAVKEL, encoded by the coding sequence ATGACGGATTTGTCCACGACGATCGCGGGAGTCAAGTTTCCCGCCTGCTTCATGAACGCTTCCGGCGCGTTGTGCGTAACGCGAGAAGAGCTGACGGCGCTGGGACGGTCGCGCGCAGGCGCCATCGTGACCAAGTCGATGACGGTCGAGCCCCGACGAGGCAATCCGGAACCCCGTTATTATGGGTTCCCGGGCGGATCCATCAATTCCATGGGGCTCCCCAATCTCGGCTACCGCGCCTACGCGGAATTGATCCCGGATCTCAAACGATTTGGAAAGCCGGTCATCGCGAGCGTCGCGGGGCTGTGCGAAGAGGATTTTACGATCATTGCCGACGCGATCAACGCCGCGGGCCCGGATTTAATCGAAGTGAATCTGTCTTGTCCGAATATTCCCGGAAAACCGCAGATCGGTTATGACCTGGAGGCTTCGGAGCGGGTGATGAAACGGACGCGCGCGCTGATTACGGTTCCCATGGGCGTGAAGCTTCCGCCGTACTTCGATCCGGCGCACCATGAGGCGATGGGACAGGTCATCGCGAGAAGCGGCGTCGATTTTCTCAACGTGATCAACTCGGTGGGCAACGGGTTGGTCGTCGACCCCGAGCGGGAAACCGTGGTCATCAAACCGAAGGGAGGATTCGGGGGAGTGGGCGGAAAAATCATCAAGCCCGTGGCCCTGGCCAACGTCCGCGCGTTTTACAAATTGTTTCAGGGCGCCGTTCCCATCATCGGCACGGGCGGCGTCGTGGACGGCGGAGACGCCTTTGAGCACATCCTGTGCGGAGCGTCCGCCGTGCAGATCGGAACGGCGTTGGTGGAAGAAGGGCTTGATGTGTTCGGCAGGCTCGAAACCGAGTTGGCCGCGTTGATGGCCAAGAAAGGATACCGCTCGGTCGAAGACTTCCGAGGAGCCGTCAAGGAGTTATAG
- a CDS encoding ABC transporter ATP-binding protein gives MLYDCPFVPNRGDGASLVGDAGACMVVLKRLSKTYVRGGTLVTALREVDLEIKEGDFCAFVGPSGCGKSTLLNLVAGLDQPTSGEIVLGGRSTAGFSNAEWTALRRETIGIVFQAFHLVPALTAEENIALPLLLRGEGRRDVMKRVDEMLAMVGMDPRRSHRPGELSGGEQQRVAIARALAHRPRLLLADEPTGNLDSHQGAAIMTLLKTLATAGKQTVLLVTHSRHAAQTADYVWTMQDGRLVARVERVEESVSS, from the coding sequence ATGTTATACGATTGCCCGTTCGTGCCGAACCGGGGCGACGGCGCTTCACTCGTCGGCGATGCGGGCGCGTGCATGGTTGTTCTTAAACGACTGTCGAAGACCTACGTCCGAGGCGGAACCCTCGTCACCGCGTTGCGCGAGGTGGATCTTGAGATAAAAGAAGGCGACTTTTGCGCGTTCGTGGGGCCGAGCGGATGCGGCAAAAGCACCTTGCTGAATCTTGTCGCCGGGTTGGACCAGCCGACGTCGGGCGAGATCGTTCTCGGCGGGCGATCCACCGCGGGGTTCAGCAACGCCGAATGGACGGCCTTGCGCCGCGAGACGATCGGAATCGTTTTTCAAGCGTTTCATTTGGTCCCCGCGTTGACGGCGGAGGAGAATATCGCGCTGCCGTTGCTGTTGCGCGGGGAGGGACGGCGCGACGTGATGAAGCGTGTGGATGAAATGTTGGCGATGGTGGGAATGGATCCAAGGCGAAGCCACCGGCCGGGAGAGTTATCCGGCGGAGAGCAGCAGCGGGTGGCGATCGCCAGGGCGTTGGCCCATCGCCCGCGGCTTCTTCTGGCCGACGAGCCGACCGGGAACCTTGATTCCCATCAGGGCGCCGCGATCATGACGTTGTTGAAAACACTGGCGACGGCGGGAAAGCAAACGGTCTTGCTGGTGACGCACAGCCGGCACGCGGCTCAGACCGCCGACTACGTTTGGACGATGCAGGACGGCCGGCTCGTGGCGCGAGTCGAACGCGTGGAGGAGTCGGTATCGTCATGA
- a CDS encoding ComF family protein yields the protein MAGSFIDSVRGITRQAVRFLLPVDCAACGLPLADSPIPCFCVGCWNSIVPIASSRCARCGYPFLSPAATSHAPNHTCQSCRKRPPSYTKAWTLYPYRSPLREALHLFKYQGKVSLAAPLAGLITAHLPRFESLDVIVPVPLHIERLREREFNQSLLLADRIGRRLGLPVSCTDLIRCRPAPPQISLRRKERLKNLRGAFTVPHPRAVAGKRILLIDDVFTTGATINECAKTLRKAGSSDVFALTLGRTMDASHVPDRSFQRRDGRPSG from the coding sequence ATGGCCGGTTCGTTCATCGATTCCGTTCGAGGGATAACCAGACAGGCCGTGCGATTTCTGTTGCCGGTCGACTGCGCGGCCTGCGGTCTTCCTCTGGCCGATAGTCCGATTCCTTGCTTCTGCGTCGGTTGTTGGAATTCCATTGTCCCCATCGCCTCTTCCCGCTGTGCCCGCTGCGGCTACCCGTTTCTCTCGCCGGCCGCGACGTCCCATGCGCCCAACCATACGTGCCAATCCTGCAGGAAACGTCCCCCCTCTTATACGAAGGCCTGGACGTTGTATCCCTACCGCTCGCCTCTGCGGGAAGCTCTGCACCTGTTCAAATACCAGGGAAAGGTCTCGCTGGCAGCTCCTTTGGCCGGCCTCATCACCGCCCACCTTCCTCGGTTCGAGTCCCTCGACGTTATCGTTCCGGTCCCCCTCCACATTGAGCGACTGCGCGAACGAGAGTTCAATCAATCGTTGCTCCTGGCGGATCGAATCGGCCGCCGCCTTGGTCTTCCGGTATCCTGCACCGACTTGATCCGCTGCCGGCCTGCTCCTCCACAAATCTCGCTGAGGCGGAAAGAACGGCTCAAAAACCTCCGCGGCGCGTTCACCGTCCCACACCCTCGAGCCGTGGCCGGAAAACGCATCTTGTTGATCGACGACGTCTTCACAACCGGCGCGACGATCAACGAATGCGCCAAGACGCTCCGCAAGGCCGGATCAAGCGACGTATTCGCCCTCACGTTGGGGCGAACGATGGACGCGAGCCATGTCCCCGATCGATCGTTTCAGCGGCGGGATGGTCGGCCGTCCGGCTAA
- a CDS encoding FmdB family zinc ribbon protein, protein MPIYEYMCRSCKKRSSLLVLNYRNPLSASCRHCGSLELDRVMSRFAAPKSEEARMESLAESADLDGLDEQDPQSMARFMRKMKREMGEDFGDDLDMDAMMEQESPMDQTGESGDSDSE, encoded by the coding sequence ATGCCGATTTACGAATACATGTGTCGAAGTTGTAAAAAACGGAGTTCGCTTTTGGTGTTAAATTATCGCAACCCGCTCTCGGCTTCCTGCCGCCATTGCGGCAGTCTTGAGTTGGACCGTGTGATGTCCCGGTTCGCCGCGCCAAAATCCGAGGAGGCTCGGATGGAGTCCCTGGCTGAGTCCGCCGATCTCGATGGACTGGACGAACAGGATCCGCAAAGCATGGCTCGTTTCATGCGAAAGATGAAACGTGAAATGGGCGAAGACTTCGGCGACGATCTGGACATGGACGCCATGATGGAACAAGAAAGCCCTATGGATCAAACCGGAGAATCGGGCGATAGTGACAGCGAATGA
- a CDS encoding helix-turn-helix domain-containing protein, protein MGALPKSELMTVEETCRYLKITRRTLYRYLRSHQIPAFKLGKEWRFVRLDLEQWIRNRTRTVTNR, encoded by the coding sequence ATGGGCGCGCTTCCGAAAAGCGAATTGATGACGGTCGAAGAAACGTGTCGTTATCTGAAAATCACTCGCCGCACGCTCTATCGGTATTTGAGAAGCCATCAGATTCCCGCGTTCAAGTTGGGAAAAGAATGGCGGTTCGTCCGGTTGGATCTTGAACAATGGATTCGCAACCGAACCAGAACCGTGACCAATCGCTGA
- a CDS encoding division/cell wall cluster transcriptional repressor MraZ, giving the protein MFAGEYLCKLDEKGRFIAPSPLREQIEAEGQAVVFLKGQEQSLLLYSAREWNQVLERTKASLDDDQSRLFMHFVVSEAGTSDIDKAGRILIPARLRKMLPLDDDQEVILVGLYHRIEIWSPGEWRRYLTRTEDRYEQNMAKIMNLL; this is encoded by the coding sequence ATGTTCGCCGGAGAATATCTGTGCAAACTGGATGAAAAAGGGCGCTTTATCGCCCCCTCCCCCCTTCGCGAGCAAATCGAAGCGGAAGGGCAGGCGGTCGTCTTCTTGAAAGGTCAAGAGCAATCGTTGCTGTTGTACTCGGCGAGGGAATGGAACCAAGTGCTCGAGCGAACGAAGGCCTCGCTGGATGACGATCAAAGCCGTCTCTTCATGCACTTTGTCGTGTCGGAAGCCGGCACCTCGGATATCGATAAAGCAGGCCGCATTCTGATCCCCGCCCGCTTGCGAAAAATGCTGCCGCTTGATGACGACCAGGAAGTCATCCTGGTCGGTTTGTACCATCGAATCGAGATTTGGAGCCCCGGCGAATGGCGCCGCTATCTGACTCGCACGGAAGATCGGTATGAGCAAAACATGGCCAAGATCATGAATCTCTTGTAG
- a CDS encoding RusA family crossover junction endodeoxyribonuclease, protein MILPVPPSINHQYATVNGRRLLSSAGRSYKALVSRHIWIALAQSPARASLMKRLQSAPLALSIHFYFTTPLRRDVDGGLKITQDAVCEGLGINDNRIVETHLYKRIDKLNPRIEVCLTTADSPPTI, encoded by the coding sequence ATGATTCTGCCCGTTCCCCCCAGCATCAACCATCAATATGCCACCGTGAACGGCCGCCGTTTGCTGTCCTCCGCCGGTCGGTCGTACAAAGCTCTCGTCAGCCGCCACATCTGGATCGCCCTGGCCCAATCACCGGCCCGCGCTTCCTTGATGAAACGGCTCCAATCGGCACCGCTGGCTCTCTCGATCCATTTTTATTTCACGACGCCGCTGCGTCGTGACGTGGACGGCGGTTTGAAGATCACGCAAGATGCCGTCTGCGAAGGACTGGGCATCAACGACAACCGCATTGTCGAAACCCATCTGTACAAACGGATAGACAAACTCAACCCTCGGATCGAAGTCTGTCTGACCACTGCCGACTCCCCGCCCACGATTTGA